Proteins encoded within one genomic window of Kineococcus rhizosphaerae:
- a CDS encoding TerD family protein, whose translation MGVTLAKGGNVSLAKVAPNLTEALVGLGWDVRTTTGLDFDLDASALMLGANGKVLSDGHFIFYNQLTSPDGSVRHTGDNRTGEGEGDDESIEVDLLTVPAEVDKIVFAVSIHDAEARRQSFGQVVNAFIRMVNRADGSEVVRYDLSEDASTETAMVFGELYRYSGEWKFRAVGQGYASGLRGIAQDFGVDVA comes from the coding sequence ATGGGTGTGACTCTCGCCAAGGGTGGAAACGTCTCGCTGGCCAAGGTGGCCCCGAACCTCACCGAGGCCCTCGTCGGCCTCGGCTGGGACGTGCGCACCACCACCGGGCTCGACTTCGACCTCGACGCCAGCGCCCTCATGCTCGGCGCGAACGGCAAGGTCCTCTCGGACGGGCACTTCATCTTCTACAACCAGCTCACCAGCCCGGACGGCTCCGTCCGGCACACCGGCGACAACCGGACCGGTGAGGGCGAGGGGGACGACGAGAGCATCGAGGTCGACCTGCTGACCGTCCCCGCCGAGGTCGACAAGATCGTCTTCGCGGTGTCGATCCACGACGCCGAAGCCCGCCGGCAGAGCTTCGGGCAGGTCGTCAACGCGTTCATCCGCATGGTCAACCGCGCCGACGGCAGCGAGGTCGTGCGCTACGACCTGTCCGAGGACGCCTCCACCGAGACCGCCATGGTGTTCGGGGAGCTGTACCGCTACAGCGGCGAGTGGAAGTTCCGCGCCGTCGGGCAGGGGTACGCCAGCGGGCTGCGGGGGATCGCGCAGGACTTCGGGGTGGACGTCGCCTGA